The genomic stretch AAGTGTGAGCCTACCTGAATAGGACGATCTCCTGTATTGGTTACTTTGATTTTGACAGTTTCTCTGCCTTCGTTACAGATAATAGTGCCTTCTTTTACAAAAATTTCTCCTGGTATCATAATCAATAGGAATTAACGGATTGGGTTGTGTACGGTTACCAGCTTGGTTCCATCAGGGAATGTAGCTTCAATCTGAACATCGTGGATCATTTCTGCCACGCCAGGCATTACATCATCTTTAGTCAAAAGATTTGCGCCTTCCTGCATCAGCTCAGCTACTTTTTTCCCATCTCTTGCTCCTTCAAGCAAAAAGTGGCTGATTAATGCAATGGATTCTGGATAGTTTAATTTAAGGCCTCTCGCCTTTCTTTTTAGGGCCAGCTCTCCTGCCAGAAATAGCATAAGCTTCTCCGTTTCTCTCGGTGTTAAGTGCATAGTATTTTTATTTTAAAATTGGACAAACGATATCCTGTTCATCTCTGAAAAAGACAAATAGATAGGTTCAAAA from Chryseobacterium indologenes encodes the following:
- the ureA gene encoding urease subunit gamma; translated protein: MHLTPRETEKLMLFLAGELALKRKARGLKLNYPESIALISHFLLEGARDGKKVAELMQEGANLLTKDDVMPGVAEMIHDVQIEATFPDGTKLVTVHNPIR